In Methylobacterium aquaticum, the following are encoded in one genomic region:
- a CDS encoding NHLP bacteriocin system secretion protein has translation MSITLFRPQALRAHSRIDSLQGAMHVTTSMTRHALLAVVGLTVVAVVWSGFVHVPVRVDGNGVFLDSSGELLQPVRSPMDGIVEAVLVHEGDYVSVGQVVARMRLPERLNTLSKSERDLDSLKRKYRETEALLAAEQTSEVKTRAERRKALTGRIENLEKRLAWQRDLEQAQIKLLELGVTTRSRVYEVKAATQQAAEQLAGARTELYALEAEPQATAGRHERERLALNFQIEQLTSEITALKAEIARGAELRSPVSGTVAELSAERNGLVTASAPVLSVIPATASGKIEAVTYVSMSDGKLVQVGDEVQIRPSSLPSREQGRVRGTVMEVSEAPITDRALTRILGNAALVQQATGGGAPFAVRIALHRDPSTPSGYAWTSGEGPDMRLTPGTPTSSRITIERETLLSLAVPALRKLFGASE, from the coding sequence ATGTCGATCACCCTCTTCCGCCCCCAGGCGCTGCGCGCGCACAGCCGCATCGACTCCCTTCAGGGGGCGATGCACGTCACCACCAGCATGACCCGGCACGCCCTCCTGGCCGTGGTCGGCCTGACGGTCGTGGCGGTGGTGTGGAGCGGCTTCGTCCACGTCCCGGTGCGGGTCGACGGCAATGGCGTCTTCCTCGATTCCTCCGGCGAGCTGCTGCAGCCGGTGCGCTCGCCGATGGACGGCATCGTCGAGGCGGTGCTGGTCCACGAAGGCGATTACGTCAGCGTCGGCCAAGTGGTGGCGCGGATGCGCCTGCCGGAGCGGCTCAACACGCTGAGCAAGAGCGAGCGCGACCTCGATTCCCTGAAGCGGAAATACCGCGAGACCGAAGCCCTGCTGGCGGCCGAGCAGACCTCCGAGGTCAAGACCCGGGCCGAGCGCCGCAAGGCCCTGACCGGCCGGATCGAGAACCTGGAGAAGCGCCTCGCCTGGCAGCGCGACCTGGAGCAGGCGCAGATCAAGCTGCTCGAACTCGGCGTCACCACCCGCAGCCGGGTCTACGAGGTCAAGGCGGCGACCCAGCAGGCCGCCGAGCAGCTGGCCGGCGCCCGCACCGAACTCTACGCCCTCGAGGCCGAGCCGCAGGCAACGGCGGGGCGGCATGAGCGCGAGCGCCTCGCCCTGAACTTCCAGATCGAGCAGCTGACCTCGGAGATCACCGCGCTGAAGGCCGAGATCGCCCGGGGTGCCGAGCTTCGCAGCCCGGTGAGCGGCACGGTCGCCGAACTGTCGGCGGAGCGCAACGGCCTCGTCACAGCGAGCGCACCGGTGCTGAGCGTGATCCCGGCCACCGCCAGCGGCAAGATCGAGGCGGTCACCTACGTGTCGATGTCGGACGGCAAGCTGGTCCAAGTCGGCGACGAGGTTCAGATCCGGCCCTCCTCCCTGCCGAGCCGCGAGCAGGGCCGGGTGCGCGGCACCGTGATGGAGGTGTCGGAGGCCCCGATCACCGACCGGGCGCTCACCCGCATCCTCGGCAACGCGGCGCTCGTCCAGCAGGCCACCGGCGGCGGCGCGCCCTTCGCAGTCCGCATCGCGCTCCACCGCGACCCGAGCACGCCCTCGGGCTATGCCTGGACCTCGGGCGAGGGGCCGGACATGCGCCTGACCCCCGGCACCCCGACGAGCAGCCGCATCACCATCGAGCGCGAGACCCTGCTGTCGCTGGCCGTCCCCGCCCTGCGCAAGCTGTTCGGGGCAAGCGAATGA
- a CDS encoding cysteine peptidase family C39 domain-containing protein, with translation MFLQMEATECGAASLAMVLAAHGRWITLEEARERCGTSRDGVDAHGLIEAARSYGLVALAFRREPADLAALPMPQILHWCFNHFVVLEAVSGGRYHIVDPAQGRRAVEASEFGECFTGLTLAMEPGDEFATGGRPPSAFATLVGEALHSRDALVVSLVTGILAVIPGLALTGAVSTLINHVLAAHQAAWAPALVLVFLGVALAQAGISFLSAWTVAGWKIKIGAVSALRGFAHALTLPLAYYAQRSAGEVVSRIRIGSDLGGTIAGPLANMIPQVVLVVAYLAVISLYDPVIMLAAVAAAGTSLAVLTLVARRLADRTREHQLAEGRAAGIGTAGMANLSTYVMLGREDLLLSRWTAAEDAAIATEQRLGLLRIVSSLGPVASGLVLTGVVLVVCAVRAIDGTLSLGDLVATQMLAGLLNKPLNALTAGLCTVQEAAGALMRLSDLEDHGCAAAFDGRERGPVSDGDGRLTLQGVGYAHSPGRPLLSGMDLALAPGRLVAIVGPSGAGKSTLARLMAGLVDPSEGVVALDGVPLADWPHRVLRRRLVYVGQAPSSFTGSIADNVQLWDPSIPPETVLRSVARTGLTEAVTKRPGGLLTRIVGGETGLSGGEMQRLALARAIARDPAVIVLDETTSALDPAAEEEVLEMLRASGAAIVIVTHRAGTALRCDEAILVGGGGIAERGPPSRFFAAPATQPPAGLPALPAAGCPAPAPLLDVA, from the coding sequence TTGTTCCTCCAGATGGAGGCCACGGAATGCGGGGCGGCCAGCCTCGCCATGGTGCTCGCCGCCCATGGCCGCTGGATCACCCTCGAGGAGGCGCGCGAGCGCTGCGGCACCTCCCGCGACGGCGTCGACGCCCACGGCCTGATCGAGGCGGCGCGCAGCTACGGCCTCGTCGCCCTGGCCTTCCGGCGCGAGCCGGCCGACCTCGCGGCCCTGCCGATGCCGCAGATCCTCCACTGGTGCTTCAACCACTTCGTGGTGCTGGAGGCGGTGTCCGGCGGGCGCTACCACATCGTCGATCCGGCCCAGGGACGGCGCGCGGTCGAGGCGTCGGAGTTCGGCGAGTGCTTCACCGGCCTCACCCTGGCGATGGAGCCGGGGGACGAGTTCGCGACCGGCGGCCGGCCGCCCTCCGCCTTCGCCACGCTGGTCGGCGAGGCGCTGCATTCCCGCGATGCCCTCGTGGTCAGCCTCGTGACCGGGATCCTGGCGGTGATCCCGGGGCTGGCCCTCACCGGTGCGGTCAGCACCCTCATCAACCACGTGCTCGCCGCCCACCAGGCCGCCTGGGCGCCGGCCCTGGTCCTGGTGTTCTTGGGCGTCGCGCTGGCGCAGGCGGGCATCTCCTTCCTGTCGGCCTGGACCGTCGCCGGCTGGAAGATCAAGATCGGCGCGGTCTCGGCGCTACGGGGCTTTGCCCATGCCCTGACCCTGCCGCTCGCCTATTACGCCCAGCGCAGCGCCGGCGAGGTGGTGTCGCGCATCCGCATCGGCTCGGATCTCGGCGGCACCATCGCGGGGCCGCTCGCCAACATGATCCCGCAGGTCGTGCTGGTCGTCGCCTACCTGGCGGTGATCTCGCTCTACGACCCCGTCATCATGCTGGCGGCGGTGGCGGCGGCAGGGACGAGCCTTGCGGTGCTGACCCTCGTGGCGCGCCGCCTCGCCGACCGGACCCGCGAGCACCAGCTCGCCGAGGGCCGGGCCGCCGGCATCGGCACCGCCGGCATGGCGAACCTGTCGACCTACGTCATGCTCGGCCGCGAGGACCTGCTTCTCTCGCGCTGGACCGCCGCCGAGGACGCCGCCATCGCCACCGAGCAGCGCCTCGGACTCCTGCGGATCGTCTCGTCGCTCGGACCCGTGGCGTCGGGCCTCGTCCTCACCGGCGTGGTGCTGGTGGTCTGCGCCGTGCGGGCGATCGACGGCACCTTGTCGCTCGGCGACCTCGTGGCCACCCAGATGCTGGCGGGGCTCCTCAACAAGCCGCTCAACGCGCTGACGGCGGGCCTCTGCACCGTGCAGGAGGCGGCCGGCGCCCTGATGCGGCTGTCCGACCTGGAGGACCATGGCTGCGCCGCCGCCTTCGACGGACGCGAACGGGGCCCGGTGAGCGATGGCGACGGCCGCCTGACCCTGCAGGGGGTCGGCTACGCGCACAGCCCCGGCCGGCCGCTCCTCTCGGGAATGGACCTCGCCCTGGCGCCCGGCCGGCTCGTCGCGATCGTCGGGCCCTCCGGCGCCGGCAAGTCGACCCTGGCGCGGCTGATGGCGGGCCTCGTCGACCCGAGCGAGGGGGTCGTCGCCCTTGACGGCGTACCCCTCGCCGATTGGCCGCACCGCGTGCTGCGCCGACGGCTGGTCTATGTCGGGCAGGCGCCGTCGAGCTTCACCGGCAGCATCGCCGACAACGTCCAGCTCTGGGATCCAAGTATCCCTCCCGAGACGGTACTGAGGTCGGTCGCCCGCACTGGCCTGACGGAGGCCGTGACGAAGCGTCCCGGCGGCCTGCTCACCCGGATCGTCGGCGGCGAGACCGGCCTGAGCGGCGGCGAGATGCAGCGCCTGGCGCTTGCCCGGGCGATCGCCCGCGACCCCGCGGTGATCGTCCTCGACGAGACGACGAGCGCCCTCGACCCGGCCGCCGAGGAGGAGGTGCTGGAGATGCTGCGGGCCTCCGGGGCCGCCATCGTGATCGTGACGCATCGGGCCGGTACCGCCCTGCGCTGCGACGAGGCGATCCTCGTCGGAGGCGGCGGCATTGCCGAGCGCGGCCCCCCGTCCCGGTTCTTCGCCGCGCCTGCCACGCAGCCGCCCGCCGGGCTCCCCGCCCTTCCCGCCGCCGGCTGCCCGGCGCCCGCTCCCCTGCTGGATGTCGCCTGA